CGTTCATTAAGGTCTGTTATGACTTCATTAATCGAATCTATTTCAATTCCACGTTTTAAAAGTGGAACAGAAACGGCTGTGTTTTTTCCTTTCTCAAAATAATAAACTCCTACTTGTTCGTTTTTTAAAAGTTCGTTTTCATTATATCTATATGTTTTCATTAATTCTTCTTTTTCTCCAAAAGAGTTAGAAAGCATCAATAAATTACTTAATTCTCTAATGATATAATCACTATGCGTACTCGCCACCACTTTAAAACCTTCATTAACCAAACGAGCCAAAAAACGAGCTACCAAAATCTGATTATCTGGGTGTAAATTTAGTTCGGGTTCGTCGATAATAATACAATCATTTTTCTTTGCTAAATGACGTAAATAAAAAACAAGAGAAGCAAGAGATTTTACAAGAGAAGAAGTCTGTGCAATTTCTAAAACTACATTTTCTTCATTTTCATTGTAGAAATTAGGTTGATATTGTAAACCTCCGTATTGTCCTACGATTATTTTTCCTTCTAAAATACTTTTTTCAAGTTCAATAGCTAGAAAATCGAATTCGCTTTTTTGTTTGGAAAGATTTAATAAATCTTCGGCTATTAGTAATTCGTCTGCTATTGGTTTTACATAACGATTTATATTTTCGTCTGCAAAGTTTAGTAATTTATTTCTTTCTTCTCCTTTTGTTTTTAATATTTTATCAAAAAACTGATTTTTGTTTAAGGCTAATTCTTTGCTGAAAATATTTATGGCTGCACGTTCAGAAGTGAAGATTTGACTTTTATAATTAAAACCTAAACAATTATGTAACAACGATAAATAAATACCATTTTTGATAAGGTCAAAACTTATATCCTTTGTAAGTTCAAACTCAATAATGTTACTATTTCTTTGTTTCTTTTCTTTTATTCCTTTATGATGTAAATATATTTCTCTATCTACTTCTGAATTGTAAAAACAGTTTTTAATAGTATTTTCTGTATATCCAATATTAATTTGTATTTTTTCTGACGTTTTTTTATCAAAAAATGAATTTAAATCAATCTCAGCAAAAAAAGCATTTGGAATAGGTCTGTTTATTAGTAAATCAGTTATTTCGTTAGCTATTTCATCCTTTAAACTGAATATTAAACTAGGTAGCAAATCTAAAAAATCTACCTTTACTTTACCCTTTGTATTTATTTCTTTTGCTATTTTTATGATAGCTTCATTATTTATTTCTTTATTTAAAGGTAGAGATTTTACATACCTTTCAAAAGAAATATCATATAGGGCTTCAATAGTGAAATCTAAGTGACGACTCAAGACTTGTTTTAAATAGTAAAAAAGATAAGCCACATAAGTTTTCCCAGTATTATTATGTCCACACAGTAAAATAAGGTCTTTGCTAAGGTCTATTTCTGCTTCTTTGAGTGCGCCTAGATTTTTTATGTTTAGTATCATTGCTTTTATTATTTTGCTAGTTTTTCTCACTCTAAAGAATGAGTTATATTTTTATTTTCTTGTGTAGATTTAGGTATATTTAATGCGTGGTGTTTTAGCGAAGTGACACCAACAACTAAATAATCATATTTTTTATAATTTTTCTTTGTATAGATTCTTATCTGAATGTTTTCTTCTTGATGAGTTGGTCTTAGTGTTTACAAATGTAAAGAAAAATGAGGTCTTCTGTATTATAAATTTTTCTACTTTATTTTACCTTTTTGTAAAAATTTCAAGTAGGGTATTTGTGAGTCTCGTAATGGCAAACTGACGTTAAAGATTAACAAAGGCGAGATAAAATCTATATACTTACAACGAAATAATATTGTTTATATTTGTGTTTTTAATTTTCACTAATTTGGCAAACCATCATTAGTAAACAAACATATAACTAAAGACGACACTATGAAATTGATAAAATTTACAATTATTTTTATCTTGATAACTCAGACAATTTTTGCTCAAAAACCGATAACTAATGATTTTTCAGCCATCGACAAAAAAGCATTGGAACTTCCTGACTCGTTGACAAAAAACACTGATTTTATTGCAAATTACATTACTTCCAACTTTAAAACTGACAACGACAAATCACGAGCAATATTTATTTGGGTTGCATCAAATATTCAATATGATATTGAAAATATGTTTGCAATAAATTTTTACGAAAAAAAAGAAGAAAAAATAGCAAAAGCTCTTAAAACAAGAAAAGGAATTTGTGAAAATTATGCTTTATTATTTACAGACATCTGTAATAAATCAGGTATTAAATCTTTTGTAGTTGAAGGTTATACAAAACAAAATGGTTTTACTGATTATATTCCTCATGCTTGGAGTGCAGCACTAATTGATACCTCATGGGTTCTTTTTGATCCAACTTGGGGATCTGGTTATATAGATAATGGGAAATTTTTAAAGAAAATAAACAATGAATACTATAAAGCTAGTCCAACAACACTCATTAAATCTCACATACCCTTCGATTATTTATGGCAATTTGTAAACTATCCAATAACAAACCAAGAGTTTTATGAAGGAAAGATTCAACAAAACAAAACTAAGGAATTCTTTAACTTCAAGGACACAATCCAAGTTTATGAAAAACAAAGTCATATTGACCAGTTAATTTTCACAGCATATCGTGTAGAAAAAAATGGGGTGAAAAATTCATTGATTTTTGACCGACTTCAACACTTAAAATTAGAAATAGAGAATTATCGACAAAATAAAACTGTAAATTTATACAATTCAGCAATTGTTGAATATAATGATGCAATTAATGCGTTAAATGAGTTTATAAATTACAGAAACCAAAAATTCACACCAAAGAAAACTGACCCTGAAATACAGAGCATGATTGATGTAGTAGTCGATAAAATAAAAGAGGCTGAAAATAAGTTAAGTCAAATTTCGACTACTGATGTAAATACAGTCAATATGATTAAACAATTAACTAAATCAATAGACGAGGTTTCAAAGCAATTAAATGAACAACAAGATTGGTTAACTTTATATTTTAGTAAAAGTAAATTAGGACGAAAATCCATGTTTTACAAAGTAAGTTGGTTTGGCATTCCTTTAAATTAAGATTTATTTACCCACTTGAGCAAGCTGTAAAAATATTACTAAAAAAATGGTTTTCAGAGAAAACACCAACCAAAGAAGTTGGTGTTTTTTTACACCAAAAATAATTTGTATCACCCCCTTAACTTTGTTATTTATACACCTTTACATCGGCTCAAGTTGAGTGAGGAGCTATTATTCGGTATCCTGCCGTGGTTTTTGTAGTTGGTATTATCTAATTGCAAACCAAAAAAATAGAGTTTCAAAAAATGAAACTCTATTTTTTTATCTCTATGTTTATTGTTGTTCATCGTAACGGCAAGTCGAAACTAAAGACCAACAACAGCACAGGTATTAAACTAATAATTAGGAGCTGTTTTTTTATTTTCCTCTTCCTTTTCCTCCAA
This is a stretch of genomic DNA from Bernardetia sp. MNP-M8. It encodes these proteins:
- a CDS encoding AAA family ATPase; translation: MILNIKNLGALKEAEIDLSKDLILLCGHNNTGKTYVAYLFYYLKQVLSRHLDFTIEALYDISFERYVKSLPLNKEINNEAIIKIAKEINTKGKVKVDFLDLLPSLIFSLKDEIANEITDLLINRPIPNAFFAEIDLNSFFDKKTSEKIQINIGYTENTIKNCFYNSEVDREIYLHHKGIKEKKQRNSNIIEFELTKDISFDLIKNGIYLSLLHNCLGFNYKSQIFTSERAAINIFSKELALNKNQFFDKILKTKGEERNKLLNFADENINRYVKPIADELLIAEDLLNLSKQKSEFDFLAIELEKSILEGKIIVGQYGGLQYQPNFYNENEENVVLEIAQTSSLVKSLASLVFYLRHLAKKNDCIIIDEPELNLHPDNQILVARFLARLVNEGFKVVASTHSDYIIRELSNLLMLSNSFGEKEELMKTYRYNENELLKNEQVGVYYFEKGKNTAVSVPLLKRGIEIDSINEVITDLNERSDNIYYTFLESDENKAAEKEEENLKNNSKI
- a CDS encoding transglutaminase domain-containing protein, with amino-acid sequence MKLIKFTIIFILITQTIFAQKPITNDFSAIDKKALELPDSLTKNTDFIANYITSNFKTDNDKSRAIFIWVASNIQYDIENMFAINFYEKKEEKIAKALKTRKGICENYALLFTDICNKSGIKSFVVEGYTKQNGFTDYIPHAWSAALIDTSWVLFDPTWGSGYIDNGKFLKKINNEYYKASPTTLIKSHIPFDYLWQFVNYPITNQEFYEGKIQQNKTKEFFNFKDTIQVYEKQSHIDQLIFTAYRVEKNGVKNSLIFDRLQHLKLEIENYRQNKTVNLYNSAIVEYNDAINALNEFINYRNQKFTPKKTDPEIQSMIDVVVDKIKEAENKLSQISTTDVNTVNMIKQLTKSIDEVSKQLNEQQDWLTLYFSKSKLGRKSMFYKVSWFGIPLN